TTGTGGTAAGTAGGTAGTGAATTGAGATGAGGGTATTGGTTTGTTGATAGAGGAAAGGGAAACAAGTTTGTCCATGGATTTGGATGTTCAGGTGTGCCTTTTTTATTCCTCAGGtaaaggaaagaaaggaaagagatGACATGAGAGGTGGAGTGTCACTATCAAAATGGGGTGGCACCAATATCAATGGCCCATATCATGTCACCAACAAACTTCCATTCTTGACATTGGTTAAGAGGTCCATTTTCTTCCTTCATTACATATTTTAACCTAAAAATCACACTTTCTATCTTCATCACCACCTCTGCTTTTTGAATCAGCATTTAtcactcattttattttcaatcaagatgtCATCTCACACTTTTTTCTGCGATTATTGTATATCTCACTTTATTGgataatgttaatgtcacttttgtgatcttgattttgtttttaaatttagtgtTTGAAACTGTTTCTGCCAATTTTTTGTTAAATggataattttcataaaatataggATAATCACTGCActgatatatattaaatttatgtaatcTACATTATACAGAAATTAGGGATTCCTCGAGCAAAGATAAGCATTCTGTTGTTTGATTGGAAATCAAAGTTTCAAGAACAGAGTTGTACAGAATATGAATCTATTCAGCACAATACAGTATATGATTGgaaatcaaatatgaatatttgACGGAAGGGAATTTGGCATACAACAACTATAGTTCCTGACACAATAACAACTTATATATTTGATGCTCGTCATGCTCATTCTAGAATGAAATAAAACTAAGAACTGCTTATTTAAGTTATATGATAGGTGACCTGTTATGTTTTTAGATCGAATGAATTGTTCTTTAGTTTATCTGAGTCTTAGAGATTCTCTGCTTCTCACTGCAGACAGATACATCTTCTGTTCTAAAGGAGTCAAATGAATACATAGGATTCCTTCATAAACAAGTTAAGGTTTGGCCATTCTTGCTACATTATGCTGAAACTATCACTGTTAATATTCTAGTAATTGGTTTCATATATCGCAAACATACAAACTTGGACCTAGAAAGACATAACAGATTCTAAATCATGTTTGACAAgaccttttttttctcttccttttttgaCAGCTGCTCAGTGCTGCATGCCTTGAAACTTCAGCAGCAGCCAAGAAGCAGGTAAGCATAATATGATATGATTGATTATAAACACATATGTCTTGTTTTGCAATGGTTTAAATTAGTTGATGCCATTGACGAGAAACGCACATGCCTTACTGTGAAATGGTTAAATTATACTCTTGATACAGGTGATAGCAGAAAATCCACCTATCTGGAAATGAAAGGATGGATGAATATGGAGCTCTGTGGTCTGCTTCATTTCCTTGACAGGAGCTTCAAAGCTTGATTTCTGATCAATGGAAAGAAATGGGGCAGGGTAGAGATATGTCTACTGATTTCAGGTTATATATGGTTAATATGATTTTACTGAAATGAgaattatatacataaaattgGCTCCTTTAATTTGTGTCTGTGAGATAAGATAACCATGGACCTAGGCACGTATATAGCACCAGATTCTGAACCTAACCATTGCATCAAAATGCAGGAACTATTAAAATGCTGAGATCAACACCAGATCCACCTAAAGAATCTGAAAGGAGAATTGTGTGATTGCTTTATTGAAAACAACACATGTCACGTAGTAGAGATGTAAAAATCTCTTTACCTTATCCTGAATGTTCTTAAGTAATTTATGCTTTGCTATATTTTTTGACACAGAtagttgtttatatatttaatctatAGTTTCCTTATAGTCGCAGATATGAGAAGAAATTCATTGTggactttgaattttgaaattgcTTTAATTATGATAGATAACGGATGAAATAACTTTAAAGACAAATGATTAAGTTATATAGGTGTGATTGGCATTATCCCTAGCAAATTGCATTAATTCATTAAGATTTCTTGTATTAGCATACATActtgtaaaagaaaaacaaataaaacttaTCAAATAACGGACCTTTAGAAATAATAATCTTCTTAACATAAagtatattttagatttatcttctttaaattgaacaaaaaaaaagattatatccACATTGTTTAAGAATTggttaaaattattgaatactTTAAGTATAACAagtttttatgtatatttactGAGATACTCTTTATTCACTAAATTTCTACTATCACCGTCATGCCCAATGGTCACCTACAATAGAAATTCTGGAGCAATCCACACTCTCTAAACAAATTAAGTGGATAAATATAACCCCAAAATCTCAATTATCCACCTGCCATTGGATTTGGTGGAAACACTTTTTGAATAAACTCCAGGAAACGACGAGAGTAGAATGTAGGGTCCACAGCTGAGATAGACAATGAATCAAACTGAAGAGATTTATAAGCATGTTCAATCTTCTTGGTCATGTTATAGTCCTGCAATATATCAATGATACCCAGGTACAGCACCACATCGTAGACCTCCTGGAACTTTGGTTTTTCTTGTTTATCCGAAATCTGCTCTGCCCTTGAAGGCATGTTCACACCAAGCTGGATTTGGAGTCTGCTTAACAAATTGGAAAGAGAAATATGCAAGTCGGTATTTGCAGTATTGTGGCAATGATACAATTATAGCGTAAAGGAATCATTATAATCATTAAAATCCTGAATAGAACGCCTAGAATTATTAGAATAGTCTACATTATAAGTAATACATGTgataatttgaagaaaataaataaccaATTTATCTGTTTTACTGAACCGTTTCGATCACATTCTATCTAGTTTGTGTTAAACTTAGATACAGTCCCAGAGTGTTATTTGTGCTGTTTTCCTATCAGAACTAATCATTCACTTTGATCATCTATAGAATCGTTcaatacaaaatttttattagATAGATATGTTACTTAGGTGAAATTTGAATtctgattaaaaaataatatcaacacCTAAAGAATTGTATATAAGTTTTGTCCTTTGATCTAACCTGCATATGCTGGGAACAACAGAACTCTCAAACAGTCTAGCTAACCTGAGTTATTTAACCTGAAGATTAAAGGCCAAGGCAAAGTAATTAAGAAACCACACCTTGCTGTACCAGGTAGAAGTAGATCCACCTCCTCATCACCAGCAGATGAAGCCCGCAACCGACTACCCCTCACATGTGAGCCCACAACAACACTGTTATCATCTGCTCCTCTAGGAACTAGAACAAGACCTTGTGGATAGgatgcttcatcctccagaggATCTATCAAATCATCGTTAGCATATCACAGTTTTTAAGTTGATCACTTCATTCATGCTTATATATTGCACTAGAAAAAGCAAGAATATAAATCTATAAACTAGACAATCGATTCACCTTCCTCTGCAAGCATTGCTAATCCATCCACACTTCTACTTTGGTTGTATGATATGAGAGGACGCAGATGCTGTGGAGCTCGATAGTGAACACCTAGAAGAAGGCTGTAATCCATAATGTGTTGTGCTTCTAAAAATTTGCTGTCTATTTCAATCTGCCTGCACAAAAGTATGAGTAGGAGGAAGTATTCAGTATTTGCAGTGGATTTAAAAAACGTCTTACATTTTGTATCAGGATGCATGGTTAAGATATATTAtgccaattaaaaaaaaattgtatgcatGCTGCCTAtatgcatcataaaaaaatggaCTGCAAAGATCAAACAAAATTTCGACATGAATAGTTACTGTTTTCAATAGCATCATAATTTATTGGAGACAGTCTGCCCACATATATTTACATATTCATAGCTCACAGTATCAAAACATGATCCAAGGGTTTTTGCAGCATATTTCAGACACCAGTACTGTACTAAACAGAAGATACACACGTTTTCTGTTGTTACCTTGTCCAAGAAGAATATCTTATCTTCCTTTTCTTATATGTACGTTATAATAAAGTTTCTtctttttgtcttatttttacACTTGGGTAATCCTTTTTATGGTACTGAAAATTGACCtctttcaataaatattttttaccgTGTATAAGAAACccaaatgcaaaagaaaaatcGTTATAACTACAGCTTACTTTAATAAAGACTCCCGCCAAGACGGTTCCAAGTAGAAACAGTAGTTCAGATCCAAATCCTTTAGTGTTGTATTTTCGTCAATTTCTATCTTGTCTGATGATCGTCCAAAGGAAGAACCTTTTAAATCAAATCTCCGATGGATCCTCAGTTCCGTGCAGAACATATTTCCCATTACAACGAAGCGAAACTGCAAAAGGGAAAATTATATCCAAATATTAGACTCCTAGTTCAGGAAATgcatatgaaaaaattaaagaagcGGGATTGATTGACTCAAATATCTGATGTTGTAAATTCACTTTatgatattttcataatttatatttcagattgCAAGTATTAGGAAACGTGACATTCCTTCTTTATTGATACGGAAAATGACCCATGATCTGAAAAATGCTGCAAGGCAATGTGCACGTTACCTTTTGACCACTTGAAGCCTTAATCCTGTGCAAGCCAAAGAATTTTGTGATAAGTGTATTTTCGTATGTCTTCACATGATGATGATAGTCTGGCAGCATTCTTAGAAGAACCTGCATGCCAAATGTTGAACAAAGGAGTATTTATTATACACTGAAAACAAGTAGATAATAACAAGTGAATACTAAGATAACATTACTAAAATTGTAAGTTGCCTCAGTACGTATTAGCTAAAAGCTTCTTCTTTTACGAGTTGCCTCTGAAAAAGGCTAACATTATTCTACAACTACAACAAAAGCTCAATTGTAAAATCCTAACTCTGGCACAAAATTATTACGGACTCAGCAGGAGAACTAATTAAGCACTCTCTCGTTCCTTAATGGCTGCGAAATTCCATACTAAATTTCTACAAATAAAGTGTTAGCTTCAATTTGTTATGAGTACATTGAATGTACGCAATAGAGTCCACACGAAATATGAGAGATTCACCTGAAACATTTGTAAACGTTATTGAAATACTATAACGCTACCTTCGACCTTCTATTGGTTCTAACTGAAACATTTATAAGAACGCACCTTCACTTCAGACATTCGCAATGTCTTGATCATGAAACGATCATCCTGAGACAGGAAAAAGACACTGCCACTTTTCCCTGGAGAAGATAGTTCCCTCAGAGTATCGTTTCCACAAATGGACATCATGTAGTCGGCAGCGTCAATCTTGAATAATTCTCTCAAATTTCTGTAATAGTTTATACCAAACAAACTCATGGAAGGACTTGTGGAATTTAAGAATGCATATTATGATCAATCAAACACTTAAGTCCCACATTATGATCTTACATTCTTAAATCCTATATTATCTCAGATTTGGAACACGTTTGTTCTTCTGAACATAACGCACAAAACTAAGGATAATAGAAGCACAGTTATGTTTCAAAGGAGACAATTCAATTCAAATTGGAAACGTTTACAGTATGATGGGAGCTAAGTAGGCTAACTATCTCAGAAAGGGTTTTAAAATCTTGCTTAAAGAGACAGATTTACATGCAAACCTAGACGGTTTAACAATTATATTAGCACCACATGAAAGACagatcataaaaaaaatcaggaGTAACTACTGACCTGAACACCATGGGGCAGTAATCTTTCCATTTAAAATCCTCTGATGGATGGGTAGGTGTTAACTGAGAACCTTCTTTAGGAAAATTCATCCAAAAGCTTGCTTTGGTACCAAAATCTGATATTCTTACTTCTCGCGTAGGTATAGGTGTTATCTTGCCCACGGTATACCTAACCAATTGAAGGACATTTACAAGGAAATCCATGGAAAAGCAACCATATTGAAGAATGATGAGACAGTTATGTGAACAACACGAATTTAGTAACTAATAAATTGCGCCATTATGTGTTTTGTAaccattattaaaaaatgtgcTTGGTGAATTGCAAGAGGACGAGTCTCTGTTAGTGCTTAGGCCTATCTATGTATTGTGTATTAAGAGAGGTTACTCTCAATGAGGGAGTCtgtcctttaattttcttttgttgtctGGGGTCTGTTGTAACTTCTTTTCTGGTTTAATCcagaatatataaattaaactaattggTTTGTGTGTAGTTCTCCAGTCTAACCAAAAACTTCACATGTTAGGAAAATCCATGCAAAGGAAAATGAAGATAGTCTGTTTAGGATAGCATTTTAACTTCAACTTATGTGACTTCAGTTCACAGTTTTCGGCCTCCTGACGTCCTAATCTTAAAATCGgagtaataaaacaaaatgagaTGTCTATGTTCCACTGTATAAGCTAATCAATACAAGCGAGAAACTTTGTTGAATGAAAACAGCTTATAATTGTCATGCGATTCTCAAATCTTTATTGGAGCTGCACACTAAAAGAAGTTAGGTATGGGACCTTAATATGATTGACGAATAGAACCATCAACCAGACCTATATAATAATTATGGTTTTATGACTTGGGTATTGCCTTCCAACTTTGGATTCATCTTGAAATGTTAGCATATGTCATGTGCCATAGAATAAAGGCAAAAGCATGCAGAGAATAATTTGAGTGTATTGTAACAAATGATAACAACTGAAGCAGTTTGAGTATGCTACAGGTCAACATAGTGTCTTTACCTTATTCCAAGCTGCAAACAGAGCATTAGATCATAACTCCTGTGACCTTTAATGATTATTTCACCAGGTTTTTTAATCTCTTTGGCAAGCTTTTTTTTAAGTCGCCTTGCCCTTCTAGACATTGAtgaaaacatattatttaaCACAACCTCACTTATCAATACACCTTGCATGTACTCTCGTTCCAAAATTGGGATCATTGTATCAACCTCTTTGTCGCTACTTTCTGGCACAGAATCTGCTAATCCTAATGCTGAATCATATCCAATCACTTTCTCAATCGACACCTCAAGACTCCAACGTCTTTCAAGAGACACATTTCTTCTATTAGACTGTTCCAGATTTAACAGGTTTCCTTTTGCAAGATTATCAGATGAAACATGACTTGACAGCTGGTTTTCTGGTACCTTGACATCTCTCACTTGCGTCTGTTTTCTCAAATCTGGCAATAGCCCTCTTTTTCTCAAGGCACTGAGATAAATTTCTTGCATTGATGGAAGCCGGCTACCTCTTGGGTAAAAGGTTCCTTTGCCATCTTTTAGACCAAATGCCCAAGTCCCAACATAGCTTCCTCCATCACTCCAAGTGTAAACTCCAAATCCATGCATCATGCCATTTAACCAGTTTCCTTCGTACGAGTCCCCATTTATCCAGGTGAGTGTTCCTTTCCCAGACATTATCCCACCTTTCATATTCCCCACATAAACATTTCCATTGGCCCAGGTATACTTGCCAGGGCCCTCTGGTGTTCCTTGCATCCAAGAACCTTCAAAGGTATCTCCATTAGGATAAACTTCATACCCCAAACCATGTTTAAGATTCAACCGCCATCTACCTTTATAGGTCAATTTATCAGAACGAATATATGTCCCCGTGCCATGGATATAGCCACCGGAGAAATCACCTTCATACACTGCTCCAGAAGGCCATCTGATCTTCCCATAACCATTTCTCATCCCTCTCCTCCATTCACCCTCATATACACAACCATCACACCAAACGTATGTCCCATAGCCCTCAGAAACATTGCCATAAAGGGACCCAGAATATGACTCTCCATTAGAAAGTAAGAGTTGCCCAACAGTAAAGCCATCACTTTCACCGTTTGTCAGCGTAGAAGGTTGGTCTAATTCATCAAGCACATCAACAGATTTCGTTCTCTCTGTAAAAGAAAGTGCTCCTCCATTTGAATAATCTGCTATGGCCACGGGGCCAGACATTCATAATTACCAGAAGAAAGATTTCCTTGTAGAATTTCAAGTTTCGCGATTTCTCAGCCTCTCCAAGACAAGAAGGTTTGCATATAGGAATTCCAACCCAAAGATGCACTCTTGAAACTCTTTGTCCTGGAATTGAATATGTTATTACTTAAGGTACAGTATATAATTATACTCAGCGTCTGGATCGACTGAAAAGGTTGCTACAGCTTAACCAATGGTTTCAGATTCGAACACTGGGCATGCAATTTGTATTGCCTGTAGTAGTTTTATGCGACTCGAGTAGACGTGTCTTCCACGAAGGATGCCTGTagtctcaaacaagataaaaacaGATATGTTATATTCTAGTTATTACAAGGgaaggagaaaaaagaaagacgGCCGAGAATTCAAGAATCAAAGTCATATTACAGCGTGTGTGAGTGTGAAGAAACAAGTTTAATTCTAAAGCGCAGTAACCAGACACGCTATGTTCTTCACTGAATTTTGCAGACCACAAATTACTAAACAAAAGGACAGACCGCAAAGTACgatcataatattaaaatggagacagaaaacaattaaacaatagtatcataaaaaaattataaaaagaacaagaattaaatgaaaaaggtaaCAACTTTTTCCGTCATTATGatgaaatttatcaaagaaaataaatgaagcAATATACAACAGAGAGTAAGTGTTGGGGGAGAGTCAAAGAAAAACAGAAGACTAATAACAACAAAATCTGCAGCAAATGAAGCTTCTTGGTCCTTACATCATTACATGGCTAAATAATACTTGGAATTCCAGTGTTGAGATTTCGTAGGCTTATAAGGATAGGTTCCGTAGCTTTGAATACAGAAAGAACGGCCAAATATAATACACAAGCAAGTTGCAGAAGAAATTGGAAAGCGAAGATAACAAAGTTTGTGAGATACGACATTAGTGAATAAGAAGTTGACATCCATTAACACAAGGGAAGAAGTGTGAGAGAAGTTTACCGGAGAATTGTGAGCAGTGATGAAACAGTGTTGTTGCCGGAGAATGCAAAAGAACAAGAGAAGAATTCTGTTCAAATGGAAGATTATATACTTCTTCTAAAATTCTCAAAATTGAATGAgttcatttttcaaaatagcTTTTTAATGACAATTCAGAACATAAGTTAGGTCAATTGATCCAAATCAAGTTATGGGTCGGCTAACTTACAATAGCGGATTAATATGAGCACATCAACgcattaaaaaagtaaaaatgatttggttttccatttattattttaaatgattgtCATTATTAGATGTAACGATTGGTCAGGAAACTATAGTTAGCATTGATTagcaatataaatatttcataatgTAAAGTTTGAATAATTTGTTAGACGATCCTTCCAATGAAGTAAGATTGAGAAATTCAATGGCCACACATACTTACATCAGAGACAATAACATTACATCGTGCCTCATTTGTAAAAGAAAGCGCCACCTACTAACACCAACAAATGTCACCTATCATTGTAATAACACTGTCACgataaatttgatgaaaaatattattataa
This sequence is a window from Vigna angularis cultivar LongXiaoDou No.4 chromosome 2, ASM1680809v1, whole genome shotgun sequence. Protein-coding genes within it:
- the LOC108322466 gene encoding phosphatidylinositol 4-phosphate 5-kinase 9, translating into MSGPVAIADYSNGGALSFTERTKSVDVLDELDQPSTLTNGESDGFTVGQLLLSNGESYSGSLYGNVSEGYGTYVWCDGCVYEGEWRRGMRNGYGKIRWPSGAVYEGDFSGGYIHGTGTYIRSDKLTYKGRWRLNLKHGLGYEVYPNGDTFEGSWMQGTPEGPGKYTWANGNVYVGNMKGGIMSGKGTLTWINGDSYEGNWLNGMMHGFGVYTWSDGGSYVGTWAFGLKDGKGTFYPRGSRLPSMQEIYLSALRKRGLLPDLRKQTQVRDVKVPENQLSSHVSSDNLAKGNLLNLEQSNRRNVSLERRWSLEVSIEKVIGYDSALGLADSVPESSDKEVDTMIPILEREYMQGVLISEVVLNNMFSSMSRRARRLKKKLAKEIKKPGEIIIKGHRSYDLMLCLQLGIRYTVGKITPIPTREVRISDFGTKASFWMNFPKEGSQLTPTHPSEDFKWKDYCPMVFRNLRELFKIDAADYMMSICGNDTLRELSSPGKSGSVFFLSQDDRFMIKTLRMSEVKVLLRMLPDYHHHVKTYENTLITKFFGLHRIKASSGQKFRFVVMGNMFCTELRIHRRFDLKGSSFGRSSDKIEIDENTTLKDLDLNYCFYLEPSWRESLLKQIEIDSKFLEAQHIMDYSLLLGVHYRAPQHLRPLISYNQSRSVDGLAMLAEEDPLEDEASYPQGLVLVPRGADDNSVVVGSHVRGSRLRASSAGDEEVDLLLPGTARLQIQLGVNMPSRAEQISDKQEKPKFQEVYDVVLYLGIIDILQDYNMTKKIEHAYKSLQFDSLSISAVDPTFYSRRFLEFIQKVFPPNPMAGG